In Halopseudomonas nanhaiensis, a single window of DNA contains:
- the fabZ gene encoding 3-hydroxyacyl-ACP dehydratase FabZ, with protein sequence MDINEIKEYLPHRYPFLLVDRVVELDLENRHIRAYKNVSVNEPFFNGHFPQHPIMPGVLIIEAMAQAAGLLGFKMMNVKPSDGTLYYFVGSDKLRFRQPVVPGDQLQLEARHLSNKRGIWRFSCRAIVGTQEVCAAEIICAERKI encoded by the coding sequence ATGGATATCAACGAAATCAAAGAATACCTGCCCCACCGGTACCCGTTCCTGTTGGTAGATCGGGTGGTGGAGCTGGATCTCGAGAATCGCCACATTCGTGCATACAAGAACGTGTCGGTGAACGAGCCCTTCTTCAACGGGCATTTCCCTCAGCATCCCATCATGCCCGGCGTGCTGATCATTGAAGCCATGGCTCAGGCCGCGGGTCTGCTTGGTTTCAAGATGATGAATGTCAAGCCGTCCGATGGCACCCTGTACTATTTCGTCGGTTCAGACAAGCTGCGCTTCCGTCAGCCGGTAGTGCCAGGCGACCAGCTTCAGCTCGAAGCTCGCCACCTGAGCAACAAGCGCGGCATCTGGCGCTTCTCCTGTCGAGCCATCGTCGGTACGCAGGAAGTCTGCGCCGCCGAGATCATCTGCGCGGAGCGCAAGATATGA
- the lpxD gene encoding UDP-3-O-(3-hydroxymyristoyl)glucosamine N-acyltransferase yields the protein MTDTLLTLSDLADALDARLVGDGTRVITGLSTLADAGPGQLSFLANAQYRKLLATTRADAVLLREADAEGFGGNALIVSDPYLAYARLSHRFDPKPRPAAGIHPTAVVATDATVHPEASVGPFAVIESGANVGAGVTLGSHCHVGARSRIGAGGWLAPRVTIYHDVRIGERVVIQSGAVIGSEGFGFANEAGRWEKIAQIGGVSIGDDVEIGANTAIDRGALADTVIGDGVKLDNQIQIAHNVQIGDHTAMAACVGISGSTRIGRHCMIAGGVGMVGHIEVCDNVFVSGMTMVTRSITEPGAYSSGTAMQPAAEWKKSAARIRQLDALAKRVQHMEKQLAAVTPAAQGSSEP from the coding sequence ATGACTGATACTTTGCTGACTCTGTCCGATCTGGCCGATGCGCTCGACGCCAGGCTGGTGGGCGACGGCACGCGCGTCATCACCGGCCTGTCCACACTGGCCGACGCCGGACCGGGTCAGCTGAGCTTTCTGGCCAATGCCCAGTACCGCAAGTTGCTGGCCACTACCCGTGCCGACGCAGTGCTGTTGCGCGAAGCGGACGCAGAGGGGTTCGGCGGCAATGCCCTTATCGTCAGTGATCCATACCTCGCCTATGCCCGTTTGTCCCACCGATTTGATCCCAAGCCGCGTCCGGCTGCGGGCATTCATCCTACGGCGGTGGTCGCCACGGATGCCACGGTGCATCCAGAGGCCAGCGTCGGCCCGTTCGCGGTCATCGAGTCGGGTGCGAATGTTGGCGCCGGGGTGACACTGGGCTCTCACTGTCACGTGGGTGCCCGTTCGCGCATCGGCGCGGGCGGCTGGCTTGCGCCTCGGGTCACGATTTACCACGATGTGCGCATCGGCGAGCGGGTGGTGATCCAGTCAGGCGCGGTGATCGGCTCGGAAGGCTTCGGATTTGCCAATGAGGCGGGCCGCTGGGAGAAGATAGCCCAGATCGGTGGCGTGAGCATTGGTGACGATGTGGAGATCGGCGCCAATACCGCGATCGACCGGGGCGCTCTGGCCGATACCGTTATCGGCGACGGCGTCAAGCTGGACAACCAGATTCAGATCGCCCACAACGTCCAGATCGGCGACCACACGGCCATGGCCGCCTGCGTGGGTATCTCCGGCAGCACGCGGATCGGCCGTCATTGCATGATCGCAGGCGGTGTCGGGATGGTTGGCCATATCGAGGTCTGCGACAACGTATTCGTCAGCGGCATGACCATGGTCACGCGGTCGATCACCGAGCCTGGCGCCTACTCGTCAGGAACGGCAATGCAGCCGGCGGCCGAATGGAAGAAGAGTGCTGCACGGATTCGGCAGCTCGATGCGCTGGCCAAACGTGTCCAGCACATGGAGAAGCAATTGGCGGCAGTGACTCCAGCTGCGCAGGGTTCATCTGAACCCTGA
- a CDS encoding OmpH family outer membrane protein: MRKLISVAAISLMVLASFPAVAEIKIAVLDYQMALVESDAAKRYSGEAEKKYGNQVQRLRNLESEAKRLQERMQKDGEKLGQTEKEKLDLEFRQKAREFQTLSRELNEQRAQDERQVVETLRPKLEEAVKAVIASGNYDLVIDRSAVVDVKPDLDITRQVIERLNSAR, encoded by the coding sequence GTGCGTAAGTTAATCAGCGTTGCAGCAATATCCTTGATGGTACTCGCCAGCTTTCCGGCTGTTGCCGAAATCAAAATCGCCGTGCTGGATTACCAGATGGCTCTGGTCGAGTCGGATGCTGCCAAGCGCTACTCGGGCGAAGCGGAAAAGAAGTACGGTAATCAGGTCCAGCGCCTGCGCAATCTCGAAAGCGAGGCCAAGCGCCTGCAGGAGCGCATGCAGAAGGACGGTGAAAAGCTCGGCCAGACCGAAAAGGAAAAGCTCGACCTCGAGTTTCGTCAGAAGGCACGTGAATTTCAGACCCTGTCCCGCGAGCTGAACGAGCAGCGCGCCCAGGATGAGCGTCAGGTTGTCGAAACACTGCGTCCCAAGCTGGAAGAGGCGGTCAAGGCGGTGATTGCGTCCGGCAATTATGATCTGGTCATCGATCGCAGCGCGGTTGTCGACGTCAAGCCCGATCTGGATATCACCCGCCAGGTCATCGAGCGCCTCAACAGCGCCCGCTAA
- the bamA gene encoding outer membrane protein assembly factor BamA, which translates to MKRYLLPALLMILLAPEVFADSFRISDIRVNGLQRVSAGSVFSALPLNIGDEVDDQELVDASRSLFRTGFFQDIQLGREGNVLVINLVERPSISSIELEGNKALKSEDLLEGLRAAGLAEGEIFQQATLEGVRNELLRQYVAQGRYSADIETEVVAEPRNRVGLRIIVDEGQVASIKHINVVGNTVFPTDELVDLFELSTSGWFSFLRNDDKYSREKLSGDLERLRSYYLDRGYINMDVASTQVSITPDKRNVYITVNINEGERYTVSDVKLSGDLKVEESEVERLLLVQPGQVFSRQVMTASSDLVTRRLGNEGYTFANVNAIPDINEEDRTVSVTFFVDPGRRAYVNRINFRGNTKTDDEVLRREMRQMEGGWASTHLIDQSKVRLERLGFFKEVDVETVPVPGAEDLIDVNYTVEEQPSGSITASVGFAQGTGLILGGSISQNNFFGTGNRVSVSANRSEYQTSLSFGFLDPYFTVDGVSLGYNAFYRTTDYDRLNVDISSYAVDSYGAGFNIGYPISDTSRLSFGLNLQQDEIKTGTYTVQEIVNFLEEEGDSFTNFKFNAGWSQSTLNRGVFPDRGFSQNLNVETTVPGSDLSFYKIDYRGQHFLPVSESLTLRTHANLGYSDSFGDTGRVPFYEHYYAGGIGSVRGFRDSSLGPRSTPAAIDPDRDQLPFGGNVKVTGGAELIFPAPFVTDQRSLRTVLFFDVGNVFDTECANTVLLNGRENPGCGSVDAGQLRYSAGVGLSWLTALGPLGFSLAMPLNDESEDDTQVFQFTLGQTF; encoded by the coding sequence ATGAAACGTTACCTATTGCCTGCGCTACTGATGATTCTCCTGGCGCCGGAAGTTTTTGCAGATTCCTTCCGGATCTCCGACATTCGCGTCAATGGGTTGCAACGTGTCTCGGCTGGCAGCGTGTTCAGCGCGTTGCCGCTGAATATCGGCGACGAGGTGGACGACCAGGAGCTGGTCGACGCTTCCCGGTCGCTGTTTCGTACCGGCTTCTTCCAGGACATTCAGCTCGGCCGGGAAGGCAACGTGCTGGTGATCAACCTGGTGGAGCGCCCGTCCATTTCGTCCATCGAGCTGGAGGGCAACAAGGCGCTGAAGAGCGAAGACCTGCTCGAAGGGCTGCGTGCAGCAGGGTTGGCAGAGGGTGAAATCTTCCAGCAGGCCACGCTCGAAGGCGTGCGCAATGAACTGCTGCGCCAGTATGTGGCGCAGGGTCGCTACTCGGCCGACATCGAAACCGAAGTGGTGGCCGAGCCGCGCAACCGTGTAGGACTGCGTATCATCGTCGACGAAGGCCAGGTTGCTTCGATCAAGCACATCAACGTCGTCGGCAACACGGTCTTCCCGACCGACGAGCTGGTCGATCTGTTCGAGCTCAGCACCTCCGGCTGGTTTTCGTTCCTGCGTAACGACGACAAGTACTCCCGTGAGAAATTGTCCGGCGATCTCGAGCGCCTGCGTTCGTACTATCTCGACCGCGGCTACATCAACATGGATGTGGCATCGACCCAGGTTTCGATCACACCCGACAAGCGCAACGTCTACATCACCGTCAACATCAACGAGGGCGAGCGCTACACCGTCAGCGATGTAAAGCTTTCCGGCGACCTGAAGGTCGAGGAGAGCGAAGTCGAGCGTCTGCTGCTGGTGCAGCCGGGGCAGGTGTTTTCCCGCCAGGTGATGACGGCGAGCAGTGACCTGGTGACCCGTCGGCTGGGCAACGAGGGCTATACCTTCGCCAACGTCAATGCCATTCCGGACATCAATGAAGAAGACCGTACCGTATCGGTCACCTTTTTCGTCGACCCGGGTCGCCGTGCCTACGTCAATCGCATCAACTTCCGCGGCAATACCAAGACCGACGACGAGGTGTTGCGCCGTGAAATGCGCCAGATGGAAGGCGGTTGGGCCTCCACTCACCTGATCGATCAGTCCAAGGTACGCCTGGAACGCCTGGGATTCTTCAAGGAAGTTGACGTCGAAACCGTGCCGGTGCCAGGCGCGGAGGATCTGATCGACGTGAATTACACCGTCGAAGAACAGCCCTCCGGTTCGATTACCGCCAGCGTCGGCTTCGCCCAGGGTACTGGTCTGATTCTTGGGGGCTCGATCAGCCAGAACAACTTCTTCGGTACCGGAAACCGCGTCAGCGTCAGTGCTAACCGTTCCGAATACCAGACGTCGCTGTCGTTTGGTTTCCTTGATCCCTACTTCACCGTCGATGGCGTCAGCCTTGGCTACAACGCCTTCTACCGTACAACCGACTACGACCGCCTCAATGTAGACATCTCGAGCTACGCGGTTGACTCCTATGGCGCCGGCTTCAACATCGGCTACCCGATCAGCGATACGTCGCGCCTCTCTTTCGGGCTCAACTTGCAACAGGATGAAATCAAGACCGGTACCTACACCGTTCAGGAAATCGTCAACTTCCTCGAAGAGGAGGGCGATTCATTCACCAACTTCAAGTTCAATGCAGGCTGGTCGCAGTCAACGCTCAACCGCGGCGTGTTTCCGGATCGCGGCTTCTCGCAGAACCTGAACGTGGAAACCACGGTGCCGGGCAGCGATCTGAGCTTTTACAAGATCGACTATCGCGGACAGCACTTCCTGCCTGTCAGCGAATCCCTGACGTTGCGGACCCATGCCAACCTGGGCTACTCCGACAGCTTCGGCGATACCGGGCGCGTGCCGTTCTACGAGCACTATTACGCCGGCGGCATCGGTTCGGTGCGCGGTTTCCGTGACAGTTCGCTCGGCCCCCGAAGCACGCCGGCCGCGATTGATCCGGACCGCGATCAACTGCCCTTTGGCGGTAACGTCAAGGTGACCGGTGGCGCGGAACTGATCTTCCCTGCGCCGTTCGTTACCGATCAACGTTCACTTCGCACGGTGCTGTTCTTCGACGTGGGCAATGTCTTTGATACCGAATGTGCCAATACCGTATTGCTCAATGGCCGCGAGAATCCAGGCTGTGGTAGCGTAGATGCCGGTCAGTTGCGATACAGCGCCGGTGTGGGCCTGTCCTGGCTCACCGCTCTGGGCCCGCTCGGGTTCAGCCTGGCCATGCCTCTGAACGACGAATCGGAAGACGACACCCAGGTATTCCAGTTCACCTTGGGCCAGACGTTCTGA
- the rseP gene encoding RIP metalloprotease RseP: MDLLFTLLATIVALGLLVTIHEYGHFWVARRCGVKVLKFSVGFGKSLFSWHDKRGTEYAVAAIPLGGYVKMLDEREGPVDPAELDQAFNRKDVKKRIAIVCAGPLANFLLAIVAFWVIAVMGITTIAPVLGPVEPGSVAQRAGLAEGMELVEIDGQSTPSWHEVNLQLIRRLGETGRLEVMARETPESAPQSYTLTLQDWLRGADQPDPIEALGLTTWQPVVEPRIGQVTSDGAAEAAGLREGDLILAIDGEPVQDWVRQVVPTIQASAGQALELTIDRDGATQTLIVTPQAREHEGRSQGFVGAGVAAFEWPEHMIRSIDYNPLVAIPVALGKTWDMTVLTLESLKKMLTGLVSAKNLSGPITIAKVAGASAKSGPESFLSFLAYLSISLGVLNLLPIPVLDGGHLVYYVAEWVRGKPLSERIQAWGLQIGLTLIVGVMVFAIFNDISRLG; the protein is encoded by the coding sequence ATGGACCTTCTGTTTACCCTTCTTGCGACTATTGTAGCCCTCGGGCTGCTGGTCACCATTCATGAGTACGGTCATTTCTGGGTAGCTCGACGCTGCGGCGTCAAGGTGCTCAAGTTTTCCGTGGGCTTCGGCAAATCGCTGTTCAGCTGGCACGACAAGCGGGGCACCGAGTACGCCGTCGCAGCGATACCGCTAGGCGGTTACGTGAAGATGCTCGACGAGCGCGAGGGTCCGGTAGACCCTGCCGAGCTGGATCAGGCGTTCAATCGCAAGGACGTGAAGAAGCGCATCGCCATCGTCTGCGCCGGGCCGTTGGCCAACTTCCTGCTCGCTATCGTCGCCTTCTGGGTGATCGCGGTGATGGGTATTACCACCATTGCCCCGGTGCTCGGTCCGGTTGAGCCCGGCAGCGTTGCCCAGCGTGCCGGTCTCGCCGAAGGCATGGAGCTGGTCGAGATCGACGGTCAGAGTACGCCCAGCTGGCACGAAGTGAATCTGCAGTTGATCCGCCGCTTGGGCGAAACCGGTCGTCTCGAAGTGATGGCCAGGGAGACGCCGGAGAGTGCTCCGCAGAGCTACACGCTCACCTTGCAGGACTGGTTGCGTGGTGCAGATCAACCTGATCCGATTGAAGCCCTCGGCCTCACTACCTGGCAGCCGGTAGTCGAGCCGCGCATCGGTCAGGTGACTTCCGATGGCGCTGCCGAAGCCGCTGGCCTCCGGGAAGGGGACCTCATTCTGGCAATCGACGGCGAGCCCGTTCAGGATTGGGTTCGCCAGGTGGTTCCGACCATCCAGGCTAGCGCTGGCCAGGCTCTGGAGCTGACGATCGACCGCGACGGGGCGACGCAGACGCTGATCGTCACCCCTCAGGCTCGTGAGCATGAAGGTCGCTCGCAAGGGTTCGTCGGGGCGGGCGTAGCAGCGTTCGAATGGCCTGAACACATGATCCGCAGCATTGATTACAACCCGCTGGTGGCGATCCCGGTGGCGCTGGGCAAGACCTGGGACATGACGGTTCTCACGCTGGAATCGCTGAAGAAAATGCTCACCGGCCTGGTGTCGGCAAAAAACTTGAGCGGTCCGATAACCATTGCTAAAGTGGCGGGCGCTTCCGCCAAGTCCGGCCCAGAAAGCTTTCTCAGCTTCCTCGCCTATTTGAGCATCAGCCTCGGTGTGCTGAACCTGCTGCCGATCCCCGTCCTGGACGGGGGGCATCTGGTTTACTACGTTGCGGAATGGGTTCGCGGCAAGCCGTTGTCGGAGCGTATTCAGGCCTGGGGGTTGCAGATCGGCCTGACACTCATCGTTGGGGTAATGGTATTTGCCATCTTCAACGATATCAGCCGTCTGGGTTGA